One Salvia splendens isolate huo1 chromosome 1, SspV2, whole genome shotgun sequence genomic window, AGAGATACCTCCCTTGGCTCTAGTGGGGTCACTTTGAGACACACCGGCACTCCCTCTCTCAGGAACTCGATAGTACCTGCCACGAAGTCGTTCGTCACCCGCTGCAACGAATGTAGCCACTCCAATCCCAGTACCACATCGAGCCCGTGTATGGGTAGAATGTGTAGAGTAATCGTAAAGACTTCTTGTTGAATCTGGAGCCTTGTGTTCACACTGGCGAACGAACACACCAAAAACGCCCCATTCCCCACATATACCCTGAATGGGCGCACCGCCGTGAGGGCCAATTTCAGCTTCTCGGCCATTCAGGGGTGTAAAAAATCATGGGAACTGCCCGTATCTACCATCACCTGAACCGGCTCTGGCCCAATCTGGCCCTGAAGAACCATATACCCTGGTCGGGGCTTCCCCTTCATCGCGTAAATGTGCGAAAGGTCGGCGGTAACTACTTCCTCCGCTGACTGCTCCTCGTCCACTCCCTCGTGGTCACATTCATCAGCACACATGTAAGCCAGGAACGTCTTCTTGCAGACATGTCCGGGTATCCATTTCTCCGGGCAGTACCAGCACAGGCCCTTCCGAGTTCGTTCCGCCTTCTCTGCCGCAGACACCCTGATCACCGGTATTCCCGCGTAGTTTGCGGTTGGGGACGGATTTGGGTAGCCCGGTAAGGTAACAGACCCAGGTATCGGGGGCTGGGTGGACCCGTTTCCCGATGGTGCTCTCGTCTCCCGAGGCTGCCACTGCCGTTTCTGAAAGGCCGGTTGCGCTGGCGGTCTCTCCACGGCCGCGTCGAATTCAACCGCAAGCGCCATCGCGGCTGCCACCGAAGGTGGATACTGAAATTTCACCTGATTCCGGACTGGTTGCTGTAAACCCTCAACATATAAAGTCACCAATCTGTGTTCCGGAACCTCGCGGACTCTATTCAACATCCCGTCGAACTCCGCCGTGTAATCCGCCACCAACCCCGTCTGACGCAGCTTTGCTAACACACCAAAATAATCCACAAAGCACTTGGGGTCAAAGCGGCGTCGAACATCCTCCAAAAATTCACTCCATCTCACCGTGGGGTTTCCCTCGCGATAGTTAAACACCCATTCTGCCACCTGCGGATCGAAGAGCATAACTGCATAATGTAAACGCTGCTCCTCCGGAAGCATAAAGTGATCGAAGTAGAACTGGACCCTCGAAATCCAACTGACGACGTTGGAGCCGTCAAATCGAGGAGGCTTCATCGGTAACCCGGAGGGTTTGTCCCCGAACGGTAACTGCTGCTGCTGCCGAGCGCCGGGTGGTTCCCACGATGGTCTACTCCCCTGGCCGTGGCGGTCACCGAGGCGAGGACCCCACGTATCCCACGCCGGGGAAGGCCGAGACGCTGATGGTAGCTCCCACGCGGATTGCTGCTCCTGCAGCGCTAGCCgctgggctgggctgggccGCGAAGAATTGGACGGGCCAGTAGGGTTCTGGCGAAACCCGTCACCCACGCCAAAACAGGGCCCGCTGGCCGGCAGAGGCGGCGTGGTCATGCTCACCGCCGTGAACGGGGGAGCAAAGGCCAAATTCATATCCAAGGATTGCGGGGGGGACCTGCTGTACGGTGGGGCAGGCTCCTGGCGCTGCTGTTGCCGATTCGACAAAGGCCGACGTTCCAAATCATCCAAGCGGGTCTCAACCCTACCGACGCTGGCGACCAGATGTTCCAACATGGTGCGGATTGGGTCCAGAGGTGGGGAATCCTCCGTCGGCACGAGAATCGGATCAGATATTGATGGCAACGAACACATAGGGTCAGTTCGTCCCACAGCAGATTGAAAATCAGACATGAGATCAACAAtggaagcaccaattgttaagggaaTTCCCCTCAACGCAGCGATCGTCGACGAGGAGTCGACGACGAATCAAACGAACGGTGGACGTCTCAAGCTTTCCCTGAGATCAGCTCCAATTTGTAACTTGCGTGAAAAGAAAAGAACGAAACTAGGGTAAAAATATTATGTTATTTCTCAAATGTAATTCATAACATTCTCCCTTTTTATATCTAAGGACCCTAGACGATTCGACTCTCTTTTgcgatccgggaaagaatcgacaagaaaacccggaaaggGGCTTATTGGGCCCGActcttaaaaataataaaaaccgTTCATAATGCTgaaaagaaaggaaataaagcaacaaaaaataaatttaactatCTAGGAAACCATGCGCCTACTCCCGCTTCTTCTGCCGCTTCCCTACTTCGAAACGAAGTCGCCGTATCGAACCACCGGCTTCCGCTGCCTCCGAGGTCGCTCATTTTGCTTAGGCTCTGTCTCTTGTACCTTGTCTACCTCCGTCGTCGCGAAGTCCCCTGCCATCTCCCCTGTACGCGCGGCTTCAGCCTCCAAGAGCTGCCTTGCGTCTTCAGTCGGGGTCTCCACACGCGGGTTTGTAGTAAACTCCGTATCAACTTTTTTCGCGCGTCTCCCTTTATGTCAATGACATCTGTTCAGAGGCAATTCATCATCGCAGAAAGAGACAGCTGACCTTACCTCATCAGATCCAATGCCTTTTTTATTAGTCCTAATGTGGACAAATTTTCCTAAAAAAGTGTGGACACGCCCACAACCACTCCTAAATTTTCAATATAAGTatgaattttgaattatttagtATGCTATCAAGATTCATGATTCTTCACCTCACGCACGAATTCTTTGGAAGAAAGCTGATTTATATATAATGAGtcacaaaaaatatgaaaatttgttTATAGTTACAGTGATTTTCTATCAAGACAATGATTTATATATAATGATGAAGAAGTAGTCCACCACGACAGAGAGTGACCGATTCAGAGATGAATACTGACAGTCAATTTCTGAACAATACCAGGTATAATGATACAGATGTTCCAGTATACAAATGCTGATTACATGGCATTTTACACAACACCTACGACCTGAATACTAGCACAATATCTCACAAATTGTGCTTTGTTAACCTCTGGAAGTCCTTTTGATAAATGACAGAAATCATAGACGAATGATATTCTTGATTCAGACATTTTCCTCTAAATATCGGGAGAAGATTACATGATACGCAAGAATATCAAAGCATTAAGCAGTTGTATCTTCACAGAATAGCTTCATGTGATGTGAATGGTGTAATGGTCTAACCATGTATGGGAAAAGCTGTTTGCCTCCCATTTGGGAAACCTTGGGACAAAAATTTGGGCCATTTCTTGGACAAGGATAATACAAGACATCAAGATCCAAAACTGCAACAATTTCCCGAACCTATTATGATCATATCAAGTGTTAGTCGCCAAGTTGGTGCTATAGAGATATACAAGTATATTATTATGAAGATACCTTGCGACAAAATGGGCAGCTGGAGGTATTTCCATCATAATCGACATGGCAACATACGCACTTAGTTTTCTTTCAAGCAGATGAATATAACAGAAAACGAACTAAATTCGAGTACCTTTCGTATTCATAAATCTCAATTGGCTTCTCAGGGCGAGGGCCTAACTTTGAAGTCTCCTTCAACTTAAAACCTGAATAAGAGTGGATCTTCAGAGAAATACTATTCATGTCAATAGTGAAGAGTATAGGAAAGTTACCAGCAAATCCTAGAGCATACTGATCAGGTGGAATCTCCGATGCTGGCACGAGGTTCAGAGGATACCTGTCACGTGATGAAGTGATACGTGCATATTTGTCgatatcttttccatatatgtttaggatattttcttattccttaagttagggtatttagcattataaataggtgtCATTGTTATTCCTTTAAGCTTGAGTTGTCGACGGGATTCTACCTCTCGGGACTTCTCTTTTATCATCTCCGGCATCTTGATAAGGGAATTACCCTTGTCATGAATTGTTTGAAATTAAGCAAAATGAAGTTTAAAATAATAAGTTTTCTAAGCTTTTCTATCACCTTTCATTCAACTATATACTATTACTATATTGGATTACGCAtagtaaaaacaaataaataaatgaaataggaggggaggggaggggaggaGAGGAGATACCCGGAGACAAGCACACTAGTGGTGAGGCGAAAGAGCAAAGCGAGAGAAGCCCCCATAATGTCGAAAACCCTATCGGGGCGGATGGAGAATGGTTTGGGCGGCGGCGCCTTGAAATTGGGGGCGGAGATATCGAAGGGAATGGCCTATTTGCGGATAACTTCACCCTGAATACTCTGCCGTTGGTGGCTCTGTTAGACGACACCGGCCAGAATGCAGGAGCTGCGGTGTAGGTCAACATTCCGGGCATGGTTATGCCGAGCAATGGCGCAGAGTGATATTTGGAGTTAAACACGACAGGTGAGACAGTTAATCACCAGGTTTCGGTTACTAAATtccttttcaaaattttatcaaaatttaacGTAGTGTAGTGTAGCAGAGGTTTTGTTAGGTTGGGCTCAGAATAAAATAACATGTGTTTTGGGCTATAGgagtataagagcatccacaaccgtgctcttgtcagcggcacggttgtgggcccgggcggtactgttcatgcctgctctctggcaatagcacaacacccacaactgtgttcttccgcaaggacgagcacaattaatataaaattcaattaaacaaaaatatttccataatattaaaatccatttaaaaaccacaataaatattacaaattacaaataaaataaaaaaatacataattaaaatcctaaaaattaaaaattacataattaaactccttaaaattaaaaattacataattaaaattctaaaaattaaaaattacataattaaactcctaataagactacgcatccggcgggatcaaccccaattgtttttggagatcttttatcatggtctcgtgtgtttcaagttgcgtggggatcatagatgacctatcggccatattgagttggcttaagagcatccacagcgagttgttcgggggtagaggtggcacatagggagcgggagcggcttcgggagtggcttcgggagtcgagccgcgacggcggttggccgccgccttcttccttccttgggggcggcgttgggaaccgctcggtccggcgtcggggctacccaggttagctccggcgagttggctagccacttcttccgagccggagtcggatagggctaccgaccttgatcgtttggaggagccgctagaggaggatgttatgcctcccttatacttcgggtgcgtccgcgtctcctgccaaacgttaagatatttgaacgacttaccgttcatggattggtaggtgctcagcgcggcggtgatgatgtcgacctcgcttcggccgctcccggcattccgggactcctggatgaaatagccgttgaacttgccaatttcttctttggctcggccgatgcaatTGCGCaacatactctcgttgcgctcgatcgttcccggcggccggtttgcattgtaccggctagagacgcgccaccaaaagtgatcgccggattggttcgttccaaccaccgcatcttcggagatttccaagtacgccttgaacaatctttccatctccgccggtgagtacggtgtgcggacaccggcgcgagatggaggagtcggcatttgggaaggggcgcgaggcctaggctccggtgtccacccgtagcgcccatcggaggcaccttgatcgtcgattgggtatggccggtagccacccggaacgcccgaatcttgggtgagaggaggggccgaatattccgtttccggactaggaaacggttgtgaaccgaaccattcggggttccaaccgtgggagcccgaagggttatcgtcttggccggacatagtgatgttgtagggtatgaaagaatgaagatgaaaatggatatgagagaatggagatgagaatggatattggagaatgatgatgagagttgtgtagtttgatatgaatttttggggtgaaattggaggtatttatagatgaaagtgtgtatttttggggtaaaaaaaatgaaaaaaaattaaaagggtgtaaaaaacggttataaacggatatatttttttggggaagtgaaaaaaaatttattttttatcggtttttttaataaaaaaccgattttttaaaaaaataataaaaaatgtttaaacacaacggctatgccgttgacgaatgggagcgcgccacgtgtgcgtccgctagcacgaacgtgctcgatacatcgagcagcgccgtgccagcggcgcgagcgcagcggtggcgtcggacgccaccgctgcgcatgctctaataAATGGACCGAATGATATAGGataatttaattttggaaaaaagGAGTGGGTGCCGTACCGAGTTGGCAATTTAAGTGGCAGAAtcagaaattataaaaatgctGGGTTGGCTATTTAAGTGGCTTAAtcagaaattaaaataagtCTGCTGctgaaattttttataattatttaattttatactaaaatataatttttattacaaaaaaatattctCTACTGTGACACCGTATCTCAAAGCTTTACGACACTTTTGATCtgaacaaaaaatatactaatatttttattcaatataaaattataaatagtacttataatataatttatgaAAACATAAGTGAAAATTTTGACTTCGGAGATTATAATCACATGCTATAGTATAAtagtaaataatataaataaaaataaagaaaatgaaatctAATAAAGCACAACATGAATTGATTATgcgaattatttaattcataCACATAACACacgtaagagcatccactataacacgcccgcggctatagccgcgtttggggcggaagcggggcgccttatagtggcggagttgtccgccccggaggtggacgcggcgaggggggagggaggcggcggacgcgggatagccgcgtgcggggcgaggacgcggcgatggagctatagccgcgcctataggcgcggcgcctatagtgtaACGAGGAAGAAGCCGCGGCTATTCGGCgcgaattttttattttttttttacatttcaattcacctataaatacaccccactccattcattattttcacaccattcaaacacaacatctatacaaatttctctcactacaatttggggtcggaaatgaacaatttgtggagagacaactggaatgctctgattcaacaggtgcaacaggatgtagcggcccgtttggcggaggatgcggaggatccgatccctcgcaccattactcatcggcggacaatcccacgagaccttggtagtgatttgtactagattcaatgtagtgtgtgattttaattttaatttagtgtgtaattctaattttaatttgtattgtatttgtatttttatttttatttttatttttatttttaattcgtatagtcggcCTTTCTTAATCCACTAATTagagcccgataaatttgttaataattacttgatatattataaaatgaaagttgattataaaattttggggctattggagttgtccactatagtggcggaaatagaattttagggctatggataaaaaattggggctatggacaaaaaattggggcggggctattgggcgtgtccaccttatagtggacaccctaatagATACAGTACTTGAATTGGGATTTGAAAATTGATAGAAATTTGTAGACACATTAATGAAAAAAGAAGTAATTGCGATACTACAAATTACAGAAATAACAGctaataatttgatttgatttgatttgatttgatttgaaatATTACATCATGAGAATTGAATGGCAAATGTAAATAGGCTACTAAATGTTAATGGGCTTTGGGCCATTAAATTTTACTACCCCATTATCCATTTTTAATCCAACAGTCTCtttggttttatttattaaactaaaataaaaatatatttttatttttaatccaACAGTCTCTTTGGGCCATTATccatttctaaaataaaaaaatatatcaaaaataaaatgctAGTTTTAATTGAAAAGCTAAAAGGTAAACGTGCAAACTTACATATTTTGGGAGCATTTCAGtccgataaaaataaaaaataaaaaaaaaggtgcAAAAATGCTAGTGTAATCGAAAAGCTCAAAAAGTAAATGCAAATCTATATATTTTGGAAGCATTTCAGTccgataaaaatgaaaaaaattgcaaaaatacTAGAAACGAGACAAACTCAAAATTCAGAGACTTCCCATGATATTTTTTCCAGAGATTATTAATGTACAAACGTTTGTCTCAAACCTTATAGACTTCCCATGATATTTTTTTCAGGGATTATGAATGTACAAATGTCAAAGTTCAAGAACAATTTATACAATTGTGTGTAAATTAAGGAATGGAATCATCATGAATAAGAAAAGCACAAATTATTGTATATAGAAGTGCCCACGGTTTGGAACCGGCGATTCCGATTTTTGATATTGTTGAACCGGGACCAAACCGCGAGGATTTTTCGCGGTTATGGTTCTGgttccaaaaccgccggtttcggttccgaacATGCGATTTTTCGGCGGTTTTTCACGGTTTCAAACTGCCGATTTTCGGCGATTATTGGCGGTTCGGCTCAGTTTCACGGTTTTCCGGTGATTTTTCGCAGTTCCAGCACAATTTCGGTTTGAAAATTTtcgaacctgaaccgaaccacggttcaGAAAATAATGGTTTCGGTTCGAATAAATTCTCACGTTTCTggttcggaaccgtaaccgccggttatGATTTCGCGGTTAACCGCTGGAACCGTAAACCTTGACACCTCTAATTGTATATAATTATAAGAACCAATTAgctttaacatttttttatttaaaaaaggaCGATCAACTTCCTTAGTCCCCAATGTAGAAAGAATAAAAAAGATCAgcaataagaaaagaaaaaagaagtgaATTCCCACATATATCAGACATAAAAATGATGCTCCATGAAGTCGGTGGGAAGCATGTCAGATTTTGATTAGAAGAAATCAAATAAGTGGAAAGATTGGATAATCAACAACTATATATGATTGAGATCGACGatgatatatactccctctatccccaAAAAATAGGTATTTTGAAttcggcacgaattttaatgcaaaattagtaaagtaagagagagctagagaaaaaaagtaattaaagtattgccAGTGgggaatgagtctcacctcattagagagaaaagagtttccaaaattaaaaaatacatattcttgtgggacaaactaaaaaggaaaaagtgtatattcttgtgggacggagtgGTATATATTATTGATATTGCAACTTTGGGTTTACCTGTGCATTGCAATATCTCAATTCTGctatttgaagaaaaaaaatagctTCAATCCTAATTTTGATTACATTTCCTGTTGCGCACTAAATCTTTTATGATCATaagtgaaattattttttactcAAAATATCCACCACTGCATGATATTGATAATGCATATTCTGGATTCTCCAAAACTGCAATTGTCTTGAACACAAATGGCAACATTGCTATCTGCTAAATTTATGTAGCTGCTAGATATTTTATATTGCTCAATGCTCATAAGTATATAATGGTAGATTCACCTTATTCCTTTTTACAGTATTTATTCTTAAATTTTTGTTTCTTGCCTACCACTTAATTACCCAATGGCATATGGATTAAATATTGCACGATTAACAAGTTGGTCTACATATTCATAAAAGGGCTGGCACCCTTAAAAAGATTGCTTGTTCCAAAAATACTCATCATGATAGTGATAATTGATGAAGACTCTTAAGATTTGATTAATAATCACCACCAGTCTATCACTCCACCCACATATTTAAAACAGTGAAATACTATATAGATAATTCCTAAATTTTGTACGGTGCGGTTTACGATTCCTtggaaaaaaattacaaactcaatcccaaaaaaaaaagaatatttgAGACAGGACTATAATTAATGCATAATcggtgaagtaagagagatgaagataatgatagttaaagtattgttagtggatattGTGATCTATactattattagtgtttaatgctGTGTTCTAGTggtataaattatatataattaaactaTATATGTGCAATGAGTTTGGGAGatttttccataaatggaaatgagatatttttataacactgatgaaaaataaaaatacctttatttttatgggacgtgGGGTATCATAAAAAATTCAAGGATTTTGATAGgtgttttgcattttttttcaactttttggaactatatataaaattcaaattagaATTTATTAATCCTTTATGTTTACCAAAGGCTCTTTTTgtgaattaaatttttatttaataaattcttattttaattttatactatttttttatcaatcttatatgattataaattattatgaattaaaaataaGAGATC contains:
- the LOC121805153 gene encoding uncharacterized protein LOC121805153, coding for MGASLALLFRLTTSVLVSGYPLNLVPASEIPPDQYALGFAGFKLKETSKLGPRPEKPIEIYEYESCPFCRKVREIVAVLDLDVLYYPCPRNGPNFCPKVSQMGGKQLFPYMVRPLHHSHHMKLFCEDTTA